A DNA window from Setaria viridis chromosome 2, Setaria_viridis_v4.0, whole genome shotgun sequence contains the following coding sequences:
- the LOC117843413 gene encoding flavin-containing monooxygenase FMO GS-OX-like 8: protein MPGSIDVDMASMRPPAEPKKVCVVGAGMSGLAAARELRREGLAVTVLEQCGDIGGQWLYDPRTDADDPLGAAVPVNVHSSMYASVRLLSTRETMGFSDFQFVPRPGAAGRDARRFPGRREVYCYLKDFCAAFGLADAVRLNTRVVRVAMAAPAPREASGGDVKWLVRSVHVQPDGSEDGVAAEEVFDAVVVANGHYSQPRLPKIQGMGEWSRRQLHSHSYRVPDPYRDETVVIVGCGDSGLDIALDLSGVAKEVHLSARTVGDATTPAVSNILANHSDMHLHPQVHRLCEDGRVVFADGSSVVADTVIYCTGYLYSFPFLDTGGVVTVDDNRVGPLFEHTFPPALAPSLSFVGIPMRVFVPWFLEAQARWIARVLSGTAALPPEQDMLQAVQEDYRAREMAGLPARYSHDIGMFKTSEILEFVNRYTDLPNMEDWKMELLLTTLGNMKDNRETFQDRDDYSENVNQGFQRWLSLAGAQYEAAIAAAGGGGDDAGGDAAQVQQKPLPLHLKSEL from the exons ATGCCTGGATCCATCGACGTGGACATGGCTAGCATGAGGCCGCCTGCTGAGCCCAAGAAGGTATGCGTCGTCGGCGCGGGCATGTccgggctggcggcggcgcgcgagctgCGGCGCGAGGGCCTCGCCGTCACGGTCCTGGAGCAGTGCGGCGACATCGGCGGGCAGTGGCTCTACGACCCTCGGACCGACGCCGACGACCCGCTCGGAGCCGCGGTGCCGGTGAATGTGCACAGCAGCATGTACGCGTCCGTGCGGCTGCTCAGCACGCGCGAGACCATGGGCTTCTCCGACTTCCAGTTCGTGCCCaggcccggcgccgccggccgcgacgcGCGCCGCTTCCCGGGACGCCGCGAGGTGTACTGCTACCTCAAGGACTTCTGCGCCGCGTTCGGGCTCGCCGACGCCGTCAGGCTCAACACCCGCGTCGTGCGTGTcgccatggcggcgccggcgccacgtgAAGCCTCCGGCGGCGACGTCAAATGGCTGGTGAGATCCGTACACGTCCAGCCGGACGGCAGCGAGGACGGGGTGGCCGCCGAGGAGGTGttcgacgccgtcgtcgtcgccaacGGCCATTATTCGCAGCCAAGATTGCCCAAGATACAAG GAATGGGGGAATGGAGCCGGCGGCAACTGCACAGCCACTCCTACCGGGTGCCGGACCCCTACCGCGACGAG ACGGTGGTGATCGTCGGCTGCGGGGACAGCGGCCTGGACATCGCCCTGGATCTCTCCGGTGTCGCCAAGGAGGTTCACCTCTCAGCCAGGACCGTGGGGGACGCCACGACGCCGGCGGTGTCCAATATCCTCGCCAACCACTCCGACATGCACCTGCACCCGCAGGTGCACCGCCTGTGCGAGGACGGGCGGGTGGTGTTCGCCGACGGCTCGTCCGTCGTCGCCGACACCGTCATCTACTGCACCGGGTACCTGTACTCGTTCCCGTTCCTCGACACGGGAGGGGTGGTCACCGTGGACGACAACCGCGTGGGCCCCCTGTTCGAGCACACCTtcccgccggcgctggcgccgtCGCTGTCGTTCGTGGGAATACCGATGAGGGTGTTCGTGCCGTGGTTCCTGGAGGCGCAGGCCAGATGGATCGCGCGGGTTCTGTCCGGcacggcggcgctgccgccggagcaagACATGCTGCAGGCGGTGCAGGAGGACTACCGCGCCAGGGAGATGGCCGGCTTGCCGGCGAGGTACTCGCACGACATCGGCATGTTCAAAACCAGT GAGATCCTCGAGTTCGTCAACAGGTACACGGACCTCCCAAACATGGAGGATTGGAAGATGGAGCTGTTATTGACTACCTTAGGGAACATGAAGGACAACCGCGAAACCTTCCAGGACCGTGACGACTACAGTGAGAACGTCAATCAGGGTTTTCAGAGATGGCTCTCCTTAGCTGGTGCCCAATATGAAGCTGccattgctgctgctggtggtggtggtgatgacgCCGGTGGTGATGCTGCGCAAGTGCAGCAGAAGCCATTGCCGCTCCATCTCAAGTCTGAACTCTAA
- the LOC117843414 gene encoding flavin-containing monooxygenase FMO GS-OX-like 8, translating to MDMASMRPPEPKKVCVIGAGVSGLAAARELRREGLAVTVLEQCGDIGGQWLYDPRTDADDPLGAAVPVNVHSSMYASVRLISTRETMGFSDFQFVPRPGAAGRDARRFPGRREMYCYLKDFCAAFGLADAVRLNTRVVRVAMAAPAPREASGGDVKWLVRSVHVQPDGSEHGVAAEEVFDAVVVANGHYSQPRLPKIQGMGEWSRRQLHSHSYRVPDPYRDETVVIVGCGDSGLDIALDLSGVAKEVHLSAKTVGDATTPAVSNILANHSDMHLHPQVHRLCEDGRVVFADGSSVVADTVIYCTGYLYSFPFLDTGGVVTVDDNRVGPLFEHTFPPALAPSLSFVGIPMRVFVPWFQEAQARWIARVLSGTAALPPEQDMLQAVQEGYRAREMAGFPARYSHDIGNFKTSEILEFVNRYTDLPNMEDWKMELLLTTLGNMKDNRETFQDRDDYSENVNQGFQRWLSLAGAQYEAAIAAAGGGDDDAGGDAAQVQQKPLPAPYLKSEL from the exons ATGGACATGGCTAGCATGAGGCCGCCTGAGCCCAAGAAGGTATGCGTCATCGGCGCGGGCGTGTccgggctggcggcggcgcgcgagctgCGGCGCGAGGGCCTCGCCGTCACGGTCCTGGAGCAATGCGGCGACATCGGCGGGCAGTGGCTCTACGACCCTCGGACCGACGCCGACGACCCGCTCGGAGCCGCGGTGCCGGTGAATGTGCACAGCAGCATGTACGCGTCCGTGCGGCTGATCAGCACGCGCGAGACCATGGGCTTCTCCGACTTCCAGTTCGTGCCCaggcccggcgccgccggccgcgacgcGCGCCGCTTCCCAGGACGCCGCGAGATGTACTGCTACCTCAAGGACTTCTGCGCCGCGTTCGGGCTCGCCGACGCCGTCAGGCTCAACACCCGCGTCGTGCGCGTcgccatggcggcgccggcgccacgtgAAGCCTCCGGCGGCGACGTCAAATGGCTGGTGAGATCCGTACACGTCCAGCCGGACGGCAGCGAGCACGGGGTGGCCGCCGAGGAGGTGttcgacgccgtcgtcgtcgccaacGGCCATTATTCGCAGCCAAGATTGCCCAAGATACAAG GAATGGGGGAATGGAGCCGGCGGCAACTGCACAGCCACTCCTACCGGGTGCCGGACCCCTACCGCGACGAG ACGGTGGTGATCGTCGGCTGCGGGGACAGCGGCCTGGACATCGCCCTGGATCTCTCCGGTGTCGCCAAGGAGGTTCACCTCTCAGCCAAGACCGTGGGGGACGCCACGACGCCGGCGGTGTCCAATATCCTCGCCAACCACTCCGACATGCACCTGCACCCGCAGGTGCACCGCCTGTGCGAGGACGGGCGGGTGGTGTTCGCCGACGGCTCGTCCGTCGTCGCCGACACCGTCATCTACTGCACCGGGTACCTGTACTCGTTCCCGTTCCTCGACACGGGAGGGGTGGTCACCGTGGACGACAACCGCGTGGGCCCCCTGTTCGAGCACACCTtcccgccggcgctggcgccgtCGCTGTCGTTCGTGGGAATACCGATGAGGGTGTTCGTGCCGTGGTTCCAGGAGGCGCAGGCCAGATGGATCGCGCGGGTTCTGTCCGGcacggcggcgctgccgccggagcaagACATGCTGCAGGCGGTGCAGGAGGGCTACCGCGCCAGGGAGATGGCCGGCTTCCCGGCGAGGTACTCGCACGACATCGGCAATTTCAAAACCAGT GAGATCCTCGAGTTCGTCAACAGGTACACGGACCTCCCAAACATGGAGGATTGGAAGATGGAGCTGTTATTGACTACCTTAGGGAACATGAAGGACAACCGCGAAACCTTCCAGGACCGTGACGACTACAGTGAGAACGTCAATCAGGGTTTTCAGAGATGGCTCTCCTTAGCTGGTGCCCAATATGAAGCTGccattgctgctgctggtggtggtgatgatgatgccggtGGTGATGCTGCGCAAGTGCAGCAGAAGCCATTGCCGGCTCCATATCTCAAGTCTGAACTCTAA